The Arvicola amphibius chromosome 5, mArvAmp1.2, whole genome shotgun sequence genome contains the following window.
TGCTAAACAAATCAATCACAAAAACACTAAACTAAGTTGGCTAAACCATACACTGTGTACAATGGAGAAGGAAATTCTACTGAAACGTATCAtcagttgtgggttttttgtttgcttgttcagttggttttggttttttgagactgggtttttctgtagctttggaggctgtcctggaactagctctgtagactatgctggcctcgaactcacagagatccgcttgcctctgcctcccaagtgctgggattaaaggtgtgcactgccaccacctggctcagttgTGTTTTAATGTAGTTCAATGTCCCAGCAttataaacagtatttaaaagaaaacattttggggactgagagaaaacaaaaagagaatgcacacgcaaacacacacaagcaacaaCCAAAAGCAGCATGCAAGCATGATTCCTACTCTAAAAGCAATTAAGAATTCTTAGTAATCTTGCCTGGGTTCTGAACCATCACCCGGTCAGAAATATGCTATTAGTTCTATGTAAGATGTAACTTGGTTCTTTGGTCTTCCACATCATTTTACGTGTGAGAAAGCTTCTTTAAGtgcatttcttattttctatttttgatgaaTTTGGAAAGTATCACTGGTGGGAAGTTTACTGACTTTATAGTGGTCATATAAAATCTTCTCGAGGCCATCTCACTCTCGGGCAGAACAGTCCTTTAGATTGCCTACATATCTTGTTCTTTACTCTTATGGATAACAGAAACAGTCACTTAAAATTAGTGAAATGAATGAAGCTGCTCTTGATGAAATAGAGAGAGGTAATCTTAAGTAAATTATTCAGAACAAAAAAGTGAGTTTTATTCTACATTAATTTTTTGTAAAGTATTTGAATGATCTCGGAATCCTTAAATCTATTTCTAAACCTTGAATACAACAGAAGAAATTCTGTCTCGGGTCAGAAACTAGAATccataaagagaaaggaaggagaaaatccCCTAGAGAATTAGGAAGAAAGGAGTTGTGCAGTGGGAGCCCTGGGAGACGCTCCTCCTTCCCTTTCGTCAACATCACCTCCTTTTCTATTTGGATCTTGGTAACCTAATCCCAGCCCTATTTTACTTGCTAtaatctcttcttcctcttcctgcctcttcctgacaTTACTTTACTGCTATTTTACCAACTTGAACATTGGATAAAACCTAGCTCAGGTAAGAACTTGATTATTTTCAAAACATAcaagggatggagggaggcagTATGGGTACAGTGGAGTACGAGTCAAAAGTCTAAGTcctatttttcatttctgtcatttaCAACTCTGTGACTTTAGGCAAGTCCTCTCATTTTTCTGGGCCTCACAATCCCCATCTGAATATGAAAtcaatcttaaattaacccagagGAGTCTTGTGGTTATAAcacagattttcttctttttcttgtcaaTGAAAATGTATGGTATTGGGAATACTGGAAAAAATGTTTACAGTTCTGAGGTTTGATTCTGATCACTGGAATCAAAGGCCTTCTATTCTGGAGACCGGTATTGATTTGAAAATtagtggaaacagaagaaaatgttacACATTCATAATGAGCCCTTAAGTTTTAAAGAAACATCCTGTGAAGTAAGGCACATGTCAAATCCCATGAGAATAAAAGCTCTTCCAAAGAATAAAACTGTATCTTCAAGGTTTCTGGATTCACTTCTTTCAAGTAGTGTTCAGTGTAATAAAATTATTGATGTTTTAGAATCCTTTAAAACTGTTGTGGCTACAGTGTGCTGAATTGCCCTTTTATAGGCCAGTGTGCTTTCTTCAGTCCCTGCTCTCAAAGGGGAAATTCCATCACCTCAGCTAACCAGACCAAAGAAGAGAGTTGGACAGCCAATGGTGGCCTCTTCTAACCAGAGGTAAGAAATCTCAAGCCTTATGgtttctgttcctcttcccaactGGAACACTACTACACAAGAGGTCTGTCCTTGGTTTGAGTTGGCTTGTAGAAGCAGGAGAACAAGCATGCGTTCAAGCCAATCAGAGTCCAGCATGGTTGTGCACCCCTGTATACCCAGCACTTACAAAGTAGAGGTAGGGGGATCAGGATTTTAATGCAAGCCTCAGCTCCATGACACGCTTATCTCAACACCACTTATACATCCCCAACAAAAGGCCTAAACGTTGGACTTCATACCTGATTCTTTCCTAGTGTTGAAGACCTTTGGACCACATTGTAAACTGAGAAGAGACAAACAAACCTGTAGAAAAACAGCTTCAGAACATCTTGTTCTGTGACTAGCAAGAAGTACTTCTACCAAACAATACAGCTGGTCATATCTTCCTAGAGGACCCTGTCCTGGGGTGAGGACTGTGATGATGTTGCATTTTCCATTTACCCACAGTGATTTGGCAACTGACCACAGGCTAGATCTTTCACGTTCACTCTCTACTTTAGGAAATGAATATGGAAAGGTAGTTCTGAGTGTCGAATTTTCAAGTGTGTTAATACCACATCCAATAAAGGTCATAAAGCCCAGCATAGTGGCCTGTGCCTGAAAGTTTTTCCTAAGATAGAaggatcacttgagcccaggagCTCAATACCAATCTGAACAAAATAAGAAATCCTccatatcaaaataataatagcagACATGAGCCTGGGCTTCAAGACATAAGAGGACAAGATCATGAACATGTTAGCTGATTTCAAACCTGTCTGTGAAAACTTTTCACTTACATacgtgatccacctgcctctgcctccccagtcctgggagtaatggtgtgtgccaccaaatcCAACTTGTTTCACTTTATTTTGGTGGTACTGCTGGGAATTCAAAGCTGTTTACTTAAGTGGCAGAGACCTGGCATTTGCCTTATAGGTTTAATTGTATCTCTGGTAGTTAATCCTAGgcatagtttttgttttgatactttgattggtttttgtttctgaatCAAACAGTAATTAATGTTAAACCTGTGACTTAAACTTCTGATGCTTTATCCAAGTTATGCAGTTGTATGGGTGTGGAGTCTGGctttttttatagttttctagCCCTGCCAGCCCATTGTATGTTATAGGAATAACACTGGCTGCTGTTTTATAGTAGAGATTCAAAGAAGGAAGACATCACTCCTCATGCACCTTTCTCGAAAACCTCTAGAATTTGTTtgggtttcattttcattttgatgaTGCTCgggaccaaacccaggacctcaggcATGCTACACAAGCACTCTATATATCTTCAGCCTCTATAATTTTTGTGTTgcctcactatatagaccagggtggcctcaaacttgaagatctgcctacttctgccttcccagtgctgggactaaagaatGTGCTACCACATATAGCCTGCCCCTTTAGTTCTACTTCtgttttttctcagtttgttttgGTGACTcactttcttaattaaatattagTATGTAGACCTCTTCTTGCACTACACCTTCTCAGATTATAGCACCCCATACTCTTGTATTTCCCTTCTGAATAAGTAGGCAGTCCCCCTGAGCCAGTTGTTACAGCTCCTTGTAGTGCTCTGTCTTGTTATTCTGCACACAGTATTCATTACTTAATATAAGTTATGCCcctgtttgttttcccttttgtAGCTCCAGCTACCCAAGATTCTCAGAGCAGGAGATTGGCAGTTTACCATCGCTTACCTCCATTTTCCTCAGCCTGTCCTTGATCAGATCACTTTACTTTCcacctttaaatttttattacaattattgGGGAGAGGGGCATACACTGTCAGTGTGCCTATGAAGAGGTTAGAGGACTgcttgcaggaattggttcttttcttccactttgTGAGGTTGGAGCTTAGATCATCAGGCTGGGCAGTTAGTGCCTTAATCTgatgagccatttcactggcccctACTTTGTTGTTCTGTGTATCTGAATTTCCTCCATTTTTCTGTCTCCATTGCCACTGCCCAATGGACTCATTTTCAGAATCACCATCCTCTATACTCCATGCCCCCACTCTGAACCATTAGGCTATTTTCTCACTTTGTTTAAAAGTTGAAATTGTCAAGAGAGTTATCCAGTCTGCATAGACATGCACCACTTTGTAAGAGACTTTAATACCTTTTGgggaataataaaatatatgtacaccTGCTACCTGGAATGTGATTCTGAAAACCTGCAGCTTCTGCATTAACAGGAATTGTCCGTCATATCAAGctcagccaggcttggtggtgcatgcctttaagcaaCAGTCAGGggtaaaggcaggtagatctttaaatcaaaagccagcctgatctatgtacCAACTGCAGGCCAGCTAGATCCTGTCAGgccagtgagatcctgtcaatagtaataataataataataataataataataataataataaataaataaaacaatactgTCCACTCTGTAAGGCAAACCTATCTTTGTTCCTTTCCAGAGAGCTAACAGACTAAGCCTTCCTCACCAAGTCCATAGTTAGCTATGTCCATCGAAGGGCTGACCTCTGCACTCTTGATACCTTGGCTACAGCTTTCCCTGTTCCCATCTCCTAGTTTGCTGAACTTTGAGTAGACCTGGTGTCACATTCAAAAAGCCTATGATTTCCTGTTACGCCACAAGGGCAGGCCATCAAGGCACTTTGACCAAGTACAGCAGTTTGTTACCAGAGGCACTACAAAGCTGGGCTGAAGGACCCAAACTCTAGTCACTCCAGATCTGTGGGCGTGTTTCCATCATAAAGCTTGGTTAATAAGTACATTGCTGTCTGAAACTGTTGGAAGAAATGGGTACAACCGTACCTCCCGACATCCAGGAATAACTAGCAAATAAACTCTCAAGTCAGAGCAGATCCTGAGAGCTCCTGGGCAAGTGGGCGGAACCCTCAGGTTAAGTGACTGGCCAATGGCCCATCCCAGGTGTGACGTAGCCTAGTGGTGTTGCCTGCTGCCACACGTGGTCAGCTGAGACTGCCTACTCTTTAGACCTGTTTTCCCGTGCTTTCAAGGCACCTGCTGTTGCCTTCCTGCTGCTCGCTATGTTTGCCTCTAGAAGTTGCCCTATTCCAGGGTGTCGAGACCGGCTCTCAGATAGCTACAGCACCACGCCGGGGGGCACACTTTGTGCCACCACCCCGGGAGGTCAGTGGGCAGGGCAGGGGTTTGTGCTCTGTGGGGCACtgtggggggtggagtggggtggacCGAGGTGGACCTTGGAATTGCTTCTGCAGGGTTCTCCAAGGTATAGCATAGAAGGAGACTATTTGAAaatagtttacaaaaaaaaaaaaaaaaaggcagtgaaCACTGCTTATAAACAGTTCATGTTATGTTTTGGTGattccccagccataaaattgttattgctacttcataactgtaattttgctatggttatgaatcataatgtaaacatctgcagtttctggtggtcttaggcaaTCCCTGTTGAGGGGGTCGTGACCAAtaataggttgagaaccactgcaataGAAGGTGGCCACAACAGAAAGCAAGTATTATATAGTGATTGCAGCCCTGGGTCATGAGCTGCTGCACTGGCAAACGGGTTTCTGCCATGTGGAAACAGAAGGGAGCAGCAAGAATAGGGCAGGGCTCTTCGAGGACACTGTTAGCCATTTTCTCATGGATGAGGCTAGCCCTAAGGGATTTAGGGGGCAAGGGGACATGTTTTCCAAGTAATGCAACTCTCCCTTGCAAGAGGTGAGAACCCAGGATGAAATTCTTAATGTTTCAGACATTTTTGGTGAAAGGTTGGGCAGTTTGGCCCCACTATATATACCAAAACAAGAACTATGAACTGTAGACTATCAGCCTAAAGTACCTGAGTTTTCAAGTGTGGTGTTCCCTCTCAAGACTACCACTACTGTTGTAGCCCAGAGTACCTACAGACTAGCTAGATGTCCAAACTTGCCTTGATGTTGCTTAGACTGAACTTGGTTGGGCATGTCTTTTGTggtgtgacctgccagctgaatcCTAGTTGGGCAGTAACGTGTTCAAGTGCCTGGTTCTTAACTTCAGCTCTATTCCTTCACAGGCACCAGGATCATCTACGACCGAAAGTTCCTGCTGGGGTGCAGGAATTCTCCCATTGCCCGGACACCTCCCTACTGCCTCCCTCAGATTCCCGGGGTCACAATTCCCCCAGTCCCACCCACCAGGCTGGAGCTGCTGAaggaacagaagcagacagaggaagagacaaCCGGTAAGAAAGTAGGACTAGCAATTAAATGCCTTTGTAGAGTAGAGTTTTGGGCCTCAATTCCAAGAGGGGTTCCTGTCCTAACTGGGCTTACAAACGCTTAAGTGAGTAACTGTTCTCTTGACTTCTCTCCCTAGATGACGAACAGTTTGAAATGGACATGTAATCCAATGAAAGATGACCTGTGTGGAGTCACGGATCTCTTATTGCCACTGTTGCCACCACCTCTTCTAGGGTATTCAAGGGCAGCTGGCCTCATCTAATCTGAAGAGTGACTTGTTGGTTCTGGGCTTCCTTTAGTTCTGAGGCAGCTGGACCAGGGATAGCAGTGGACACTTGCCAAGCCCTTAACTTTCTCTGGTATATACATATTCCTCCCAAACCCTGGCCCTCAGAGCTGGCACTGGGGAACAGAATATGTCACCTTTTGGCTGCTTAGTAAACATTCAACGAAATGCCATGGCTCCAGTGTTCTCCTCAGTGCTGAACTCTCAGCTATACAGCTGAGAGACCCAGCAGGCCCAAGTCTGTTCCCAGCTCCCAATGGCCCCCTTCCTGCAGCAATTAGGGCTTGAGGCAGGCAGTGAGAGAATACTGCTAGAGTTACTAGGTCATAAAGCACAACAGCTGAGCCTTGCCCAGGGCTGACTGTTCCTGTCTTTCCAGGAAGTGAgggcccccacccccatccatttgTAATGTGCACTCCTAGAAGAGATGCTGTTTCAGCTAACACCCCCCTCAGTTTCTCCCCTgcctttccttctgcttcctatCTCTTAAGTACCAATCACCAGTTCAATTCTGGAAACCTTGCATCTCTCTTCTCACCATAACCACCAGTACATTTCTGGTCCcagctatttctttttaaaaaaaaaaaaaaaaaagtgttaggaAAGATTGGGAGaagggtgctggagaaatggctcagaagttaagagcactggttgctcttgagttcaagtcccaacaaCCAAAAGTATCTCATAACCTTCTATaatgggatttgatgccctcttctgtgtgTGAAGGCATATATGTggacagagcactcatatacataaataaatctaaaagactagcctggtgatggtggcacacgcctttaatcccagcattttagaggcaaaggcagagagaactctgagttcaaggccagcctggtttacagaacaagttccaggttattcagagctacacagagaaaccctgtctcaacaaaaacaaaaaggactaGGGCTTACACTGAAACCAAAATGAGGCATCACCTTGTTTGCTAAATCAGATAATCTTGATCTCAAATATCAGTAATCTAATCTTTGTTGTTGAAACAGAATCTCAACATAGCTtaaagtggcctcaaactcaatatatAGTgcagggtaaccttgaactcctcttcctgcctctagtCTCAAATGTTAGGACCATAAGTGTGTGCTACTACACCCAACAGAAATGCAGGCATctggtctttttctccttcagtttaAACAGCAGAAACAACCCCAATCACttattgtaaaaaacaaaaccaagaatacAGCAAAGAGCATGGTCTCTTCTGACCAGAAAGTTTCTAGCTATTTGAGTCTATTCTTAGGCTGAAATGAAACTAGCCAACAACACCGTACtatgttaccaaaaaaaaaaaaaaaaaaaaaaaaaaaaatgtgctaatgtgcttttcagtttagttttgaGAAAAGCAGGTAGCAATATGGCTATACCCATCAAGGCCCTTCTTGATGAATGGAACAAAGAATGGTATTCATGGAGCAGGGAAAGTGACACCAGAAAGAACCAGTCTGGCATCAGAATGGCTCACCTTTCCTACCCACTTCCCACCATTgagatttttattgaaatattatgAGTAACAAGTTATCTTGCAAGTGGCCCAAGTAGGATCTTTGGTCAGGCCCAACACGATTGTCTCCCTGGTGGTAATGGGAGCCAAGTGAGAAGAGGCCTTCCACACCGAGGCATAGATCATTTGAGTGAGTCTGGGGAGCCCCCAGGATTATGAAGACTGTTGGAAGCCTGGTATTGTCTGGTTCTCAGGTGCCATTGTAGATGTCTCTTCTTTGGCCTCCTCTGAAGACAGACTCCTCTTTTCTGCAATTAACCTTTTAACTCCCACCATCCACTGACTGACCTCAGTCACATGGTCAACCATGAGTGAGCGGTGAATGTCATCTGCTGCATCCCACTGGTGGTGTAAAAGTTCTGAGGAGAGACAGGGCTTGAGCAAGTAATATTGGCACTTGGAAGTAATATTCATGTcttccattcctcccctcccAATAAGTAAAAATCTCTTCACCTGTCAATTCAGCCATCAATGGCAGGATAAAGGACCCCACCCATACCTTGCACTAGTAGTGCCATCCTCTTCTTTACAGGTATTGACAACTTCCCTCCAGCCCACTGTTCTTGAAGCAGTGCCAAGCGTCGGCTGATATCATCATGCAcctgtttctgagacagaaaCCGATCCAACTCAGTGCTGCCATCATGTGCATTCTCTGGCTCAGGAGTTTGACTCTTGGTCATTTTAGAGTTCATATTCCTTTACCCAAAGGACTGAAGTCCcccactaaaaataaaatgaaacctaTGGATCTCCTCCAAAGACAAGACAGACATGACAAGAATTTTAACTTTTCAGTGCCTCCTCAGTACCTTAGAGACTCATCTTAATGCTGCTGTTCAAATAAGGAAAACATGGCCAAAGGTAGTACTACCATGCTGCATCCCCTTTCTTCAATCCTTTATCTCTAGAGGGCTGAAGAAACCTTCATACaaagcttctctttctctcccagagAGCAGAAAAACAACCGAGTACATTCTGAATGGCCTCaagtcaaaaaaataaataggctTTTAGTTCACTAATAGGAGTTAAATTAAATACAACTCATTCCCATAAAGCCTGTATTGCTAGATGGTCCTTCAAAAGTCCTGAGAATCCCTCTGACATTGGTGTCCATTTCCCTGGAAAATTTTGAGAGATTTCTTAAGGTCCCATCAGAAGTGCTGTTTTTAAGAACCATACTTCATTGGATAGAAGTCCTTTTCACTCCTTGAAGCACCAGGGCCTACCTTTGTGTGGCCACGGCAGTCCTCCAACGCCTGTTCCAGAGGTCTCAGTACATCTTCCATCAGAGCCTCAGACTCAGTGACTGGGGAAGTTGGGGGCTCCACACCAGTAGCAGGACAAGTCCCCATAGGTGGAGGCCTGGAAGCCTTACTTGAAGGAGGTGGATGACCCACTGGAGGTGGTCCGGAAGTTTCTGAAGTTGGGGCTGAAATGTTCAAACTGGATCAAGCAACAAGGCTTAGTACCCTCCAATGAATATTTTATTCCCATCTTCCCATTACTCTTTGTTTACAATGTTTAATCAACTGAAATCTGAACACAGTTCTTCATCTCTTACCTCCTACTGcccaattttattaattaaaccaaagcatgttgggaaccaaactcaaatcctctagaagaacagcaagtactcttaatcactgagacatttctccagtcccccagTATAATCTAACATTTTTCACTGACAGATTTTTAAAGGGTAAAGAAAACTGCATTTCTCCACTCttcaaaagtaaacatttttaaaggggaaagggaaggaagggaggggagtggagaaaaatgtatagctcaatttaaaaaaaaaaaagtaaaacattttcgctgggtagtggtggcacaaacttttaataccagcattcagaatgcagaggaaggcagatttctgagttcaaggctagtttggtttacagagcaagttccaggactggctccatagctactgggaaaccctgtctcaagaaaccaaaaaataaacattttcatat
Protein-coding sequences here:
- the Sra1 gene encoding steroid receptor RNA activator 1 isoform X2, producing the protein MTCCPAGIGGAEVEMAELYVKPGNKERGWNDPPQFSYGLQTQTGGPKRTPLTKRVAAPQDGSPRAPTSETSGPPPVGHPPPSSKASRPPPMGTCPATGVEPPTSPVTESEALMEDVLRPLEQALEDCRGHTKKQNFYTTSGMQQMTFTAHSWLTM
- the Sra1 gene encoding steroid receptor RNA activator 1 isoform X1 yields the protein MTCCPAGIGGAEVEMAELYVKPGNKERGWNDPPQFSYGLQTQTGGPKRTPLTKRVAAPQDGSPRAPTSETSGPPPVGHPPPSSKASRPPPMGTCPATGVEPPTSPVTESEALMEDVLRPLEQALEDCRGHTKKQVHDDISRRLALLQEQWAGGKLSIPVKKRMALLVQELLHHQWDAADDIHRSLMVDHVTEVSQWMVGVKRLIAEKRSLSSEEAKEETSTMAPENQTIPGFQQSS